The Iamia majanohamensis genome window below encodes:
- a CDS encoding glutamine synthetase family protein → MDPQKAYVLRTVEERGVRLIRLWFTDVVGQMKSFAISPAELESAFDEGMQFDGSAIDGFSRIQESDVLARPDAGTFELLPWGQTDETAARMFCDITNLDGTPFEGDPRHVLKRNLDRARERGFSFYVAPEMEFFYFADGEGHGRPPVPLDTGSYFDLTTADVASDLRKRTIHTLEAMGIPVEYSFHEDSPSQHEIDLRYTDALTMADNVMTFRLVVREIAMERGAYATFMPKPLSDVQGSGMHTHMSLGEGDTNAFADAGDPYRLSKVGRGFIAGLLEHAPEITAVTNQLVNSYKRLIPGTEAPAHVSWARNNRSALVRVPVTKSGKDSSVRIEYRAPDPACNPYLAFSVVLAAGLKGIDEGYDLPAETTTNVFELTPAERAAEGLRELPQSLAEALDVMERSELVAETLGEHIFSWFIRNKRNEWSDYKAQVTPYELERYLPTW, encoded by the coding sequence GTGGATCCGCAGAAGGCCTACGTCCTCCGCACCGTCGAGGAGCGGGGTGTCCGACTCATCCGCCTGTGGTTCACCGACGTGGTGGGCCAGATGAAGTCGTTCGCCATCTCCCCGGCCGAGCTCGAGTCCGCCTTCGACGAGGGCATGCAGTTCGACGGCTCGGCCATCGACGGCTTCAGCCGCATCCAGGAGTCCGACGTCCTGGCCCGGCCCGACGCCGGCACCTTCGAGCTGCTCCCGTGGGGCCAGACCGACGAGACCGCGGCCCGCATGTTCTGCGACATCACCAACCTCGACGGCACGCCGTTCGAGGGCGATCCTCGCCACGTCCTCAAGCGCAACCTCGACCGGGCCCGGGAGCGGGGCTTCAGCTTCTACGTGGCCCCGGAGATGGAGTTCTTCTACTTCGCCGACGGCGAGGGCCACGGCCGGCCGCCGGTCCCCCTCGACACGGGGTCCTACTTCGACCTCACCACCGCGGACGTGGCCTCGGACCTCCGCAAGCGGACGATCCACACCCTCGAGGCCATGGGCATCCCCGTGGAGTACTCGTTCCACGAGGACAGCCCGAGCCAGCACGAGATCGACCTGCGCTACACCGACGCGCTGACCATGGCCGACAACGTGATGACGTTCCGCCTGGTCGTGCGGGAGATCGCCATGGAGCGCGGCGCCTACGCCACGTTCATGCCCAAGCCCCTCTCCGACGTGCAGGGCTCGGGCATGCACACCCACATGTCCCTGGGCGAGGGCGACACCAACGCCTTCGCCGACGCCGGCGACCCCTACCGGCTCTCGAAGGTCGGCCGCGGCTTCATCGCCGGCCTGCTCGAGCACGCCCCCGAGATCACCGCCGTCACCAACCAGCTGGTCAACTCCTACAAGCGGCTCATCCCCGGCACCGAGGCCCCGGCCCACGTGTCCTGGGCCCGCAACAACCGCTCGGCGCTGGTGCGGGTGCCGGTCACCAAGTCGGGCAAGGACTCCTCGGTGCGCATCGAGTACCGGGCCCCGGACCCCGCCTGCAACCCGTACCTCGCCTTCTCGGTCGTCCTCGCCGCCGGCCTCAAGGGCATCGACGAGGGCTACGACCTCCCGGCCGAGACGACCACCAACGTCTTCGAGCTGACCCCGGCCGAGCGGGCCGCCGAGGGGCTCCGCGAGCTGCCCCAGTCCCTCGCCGAGGCGCTCGACGTGATGGAGCGCTCCGAGCTGGTGGCCGAGACCCTCGGCGAGCACATCTTCAGCTGGTTCATCCGCAACAAGCGCAACGAGTGGTCCGACTACAAGGCACAGGTGACCCCCTACGAGCTGGAGCGCTACCTGCCGACCTGGTGA
- a CDS encoding winged helix-turn-helix domain-containing protein has protein sequence MSLEPWLVYPDPPPPELVQTLELAGHAWKAVADENAVVRMESDTVWRGAVVLLGDASESGLAVCRALRKRDIPIEPVLLLVRGAGLADLELRDDLYDDFCLDPFHPRELEARLRHLLWRAGTGTGPEMIEHGGLALNLETYQAAIDDRPLDLTYMEYELLKFLAQHPGRVFTRETLLSRVWGYEYYGGARTVDVHIRRLRAKLGEEHAGLITTVRSVGYRFGQSRWGG, from the coding sequence ATGAGCCTCGAGCCCTGGCTGGTCTACCCCGACCCCCCGCCACCGGAGCTGGTGCAGACCCTCGAGCTGGCCGGCCACGCCTGGAAGGCGGTGGCCGACGAGAACGCCGTGGTCCGGATGGAGTCCGACACCGTGTGGCGCGGCGCGGTGGTCCTCCTCGGCGACGCGTCCGAGTCGGGCCTGGCGGTGTGCCGGGCCCTGCGCAAGCGCGACATCCCGATCGAGCCGGTGCTGCTGCTGGTCCGGGGGGCGGGCCTGGCCGACCTCGAGCTGCGCGACGACCTCTACGACGACTTCTGCCTCGACCCGTTCCACCCCCGCGAGCTGGAGGCCCGCCTCCGGCACCTGCTGTGGCGGGCGGGCACCGGCACCGGCCCGGAGATGATCGAGCACGGCGGGCTGGCCCTGAACCTGGAGACCTACCAGGCCGCCATCGACGACCGGCCCCTCGACCTCACCTACATGGAGTACGAGCTGCTCAAGTTCCTGGCCCAGCACCCGGGCCGGGTGTTCACCCGCGAGACGCTGCTCAGCCGGGTGTGGGGCTACGAGTACTACGGCGGGGCCCGCACCGTCGACGTCCACATCCGGCGCCTCCGGGCCAAGCTGGGCGAGGAGCACGCCGGTCTCATCACCACCGTGCGCTCGGTGGGCTACCGCTTCGGCCAGTCCCGCTGGGGCGGCTGA
- a CDS encoding RidA family protein, with translation MSSPPYTPALRTGDWIAVSGQVPLRDGTFLTDRPFGEQVDAVLANVSDRLAEHGAGLGDVVKTTVFLTDMSDYSVLNERWVAAFAEPRPSRSCVAVAGLPFDVRVEVEAWAVAPAD, from the coding sequence ATGAGCAGCCCCCCCTACACCCCCGCCCTCCGCACCGGTGACTGGATCGCGGTCTCGGGCCAGGTGCCGCTCCGCGACGGGACCTTCCTCACCGACCGGCCCTTCGGCGAGCAGGTCGACGCCGTGCTGGCCAACGTCTCGGACCGCCTGGCCGAGCACGGCGCCGGTCTCGGCGACGTGGTGAAGACCACCGTGTTCCTCACCGACATGTCCGACTACTCGGTGCTGAACGAGCGCTGGGTGGCCGCCTTCGCCGAGCCCCGCCCGTCGCGCAGCTGCGTGGCCGTGGCCGGCCTGCCCTTCGACGTCCGCGTCGAGGTCGAGGCCTGGGCCGTCGCCCCGGCCGACTGA
- a CDS encoding 2Fe-2S iron-sulfur cluster-binding protein, with amino-acid sequence MTDPTRSDGAPAVRGPSAERIQLEVDGTQVELADEGITLLEALRDRLGVRSPKDGCSPQGQCGCCTVLVDGAPRVACVTPLRRVRGRAVTTVDGLAPEVRSTWAEAFTATGASQCGFCTPGIICRLEGARTKGAGADDRVAVDRALAAHLCRCTGWQPIRDAWDVAVPALSEVQVDPAPALRTGGAASGRDLDAAARRAALEGGAPQQVGPEVALGQGGFADDTAPDDALVAVPDGAGGWAVAETLARARAAAGKVQGRRTTVETGPPLELPTGDWDATLRTRWVEPAYLEPDAAWCRPGADPVGPLRNGGAFGGKRTSPVAAAARELADRHGRPVRVLLAREDVVRLGPKRPPVAGGARADGTGVLRVAATPGVAAAVSVAAPGLRVEEVALPGPPTSTDPRAAGWAEAHLLLAGATGRQGPVADPGGGRAEVTLDDDGAVHVRVEAGDPLDEVVLRSYCIGAVHQGLSWVRSEGLAVTPDGVVEDLTIRSFGILRAADMPPVTVEVVPTDAPAVRATDAVFVAAATAAWLAAGAPPDLPTGG; translated from the coding sequence GTGACCGATCCCACGCGGAGCGACGGCGCGCCGGCCGTCCGGGGTCCGTCGGCGGAGCGCATCCAGCTCGAGGTCGACGGCACCCAGGTTGAGCTGGCCGACGAGGGGATCACCCTCCTCGAGGCCCTGCGCGACCGCCTCGGCGTGCGCAGCCCCAAGGACGGCTGCTCGCCGCAGGGGCAGTGCGGCTGCTGCACCGTGCTGGTCGACGGCGCCCCCCGGGTGGCGTGCGTGACCCCGCTGCGGCGGGTGCGGGGGAGGGCCGTCACCACCGTCGACGGCCTCGCCCCGGAGGTCCGCTCCACCTGGGCCGAGGCCTTCACCGCCACCGGCGCGAGCCAGTGCGGGTTCTGCACCCCCGGCATCATCTGCCGGCTGGAGGGGGCCCGGACGAAGGGGGCGGGGGCCGACGACCGGGTCGCGGTGGACCGGGCCCTCGCCGCCCACCTGTGCCGCTGCACCGGGTGGCAGCCCATCCGCGACGCCTGGGACGTGGCCGTGCCCGCCCTCTCGGAGGTCCAGGTCGACCCCGCGCCCGCCCTGCGCACGGGTGGGGCGGCGTCGGGCCGGGACCTCGACGCCGCAGCCCGCCGGGCCGCGCTGGAGGGGGGCGCGCCCCAGCAGGTCGGCCCCGAGGTCGCCCTCGGCCAGGGTGGCTTCGCCGACGACACCGCCCCCGACGACGCCCTGGTCGCGGTGCCCGACGGCGCCGGTGGCTGGGCCGTGGCCGAGACCCTCGCCCGGGCCCGGGCCGCAGCGGGCAAGGTCCAGGGCCGGCGCACCACCGTGGAGACCGGGCCCCCGCTGGAGCTGCCCACCGGCGACTGGGACGCGACCCTCCGCACCCGCTGGGTCGAGCCCGCCTACCTCGAGCCCGACGCGGCCTGGTGCCGCCCGGGGGCGGACCCGGTGGGGCCGCTGCGCAACGGCGGCGCCTTCGGCGGCAAGCGCACCTCGCCCGTCGCCGCCGCAGCGCGCGAGCTGGCCGACCGCCACGGCCGGCCGGTCCGGGTCCTGCTGGCGCGCGAGGACGTCGTGCGCCTGGGGCCCAAGCGGCCGCCGGTCGCCGGCGGCGCCCGGGCCGACGGCACGGGTGTGCTGCGCGTGGCCGCCACGCCCGGCGTGGCCGCCGCCGTCTCGGTCGCGGCCCCCGGCCTCCGGGTCGAGGAGGTGGCCCTGCCGGGTCCCCCGACCAGCACCGACCCCCGGGCCGCGGGGTGGGCCGAGGCGCACCTGCTGCTCGCCGGGGCCACCGGCCGGCAGGGGCCGGTGGCCGACCCCGGGGGCGGACGGGCCGAGGTCACCCTGGACGACGACGGCGCCGTCCACGTGCGGGTGGAGGCCGGAGACCCCCTCGACGAGGTCGTGCTCCGCAGCTACTGCATCGGGGCGGTCCACCAGGGCCTCTCGTGGGTCCGCTCGGAGGGCCTGGCCGTCACCCCCGACGGGGTGGTGGAGGACCTCACCATCCGCTCCTTCGGCATCCTCCGGGCGGCCGACATGCCCCCGGTCACCGTCGAGGTGGTGCCGACGGACGCCCCTGCGGTGCGGGCCACCGACGCCGTGTTCGTGGCCGCGGCGACGGCCGCGTGGCTGGCGGCCGGGGCGCCCCCGGACCTCCCCACCGGCGGCTGA
- the erpA gene encoding iron-sulfur cluster insertion protein ErpA, with protein sequence MIALTDTAATKVSQLIEAEGEDALALRVAVRPGGCSGFSYDMFFDTEIAEDDLTADYSGVKVVVDASSAMMLEGATLDYADGLNQAGFSINNPNAQRTCGCGSSFS encoded by the coding sequence GTGATCGCCCTGACCGACACCGCCGCCACCAAGGTCTCCCAGCTGATCGAGGCCGAGGGCGAGGACGCCCTGGCCCTGCGCGTCGCCGTCCGCCCGGGCGGCTGCTCGGGGTTCAGCTACGACATGTTCTTCGACACCGAGATCGCGGAGGACGACCTCACCGCCGACTACTCGGGCGTGAAGGTCGTGGTCGACGCCTCCAGCGCCATGATGCTCGAGGGCGCCACCCTCGACTACGCCGACGGGCTCAACCAGGCCGGGTTCTCCATCAACAACCCGAACGCCCAGCGCACCTGCGGCTGCGGCTCCTCCTTCTCCTGA
- a CDS encoding helix-turn-helix transcriptional regulator gives MSDRTRGEAAPAPGDGAEPEAGVDLGRLAVLKALGDNTRYAIYLELARSSRPLSTSDVAGVLDLHPNTVRPHLERMRDVGLLTVTSDARGGVGRPQHLYSLAPEAPSLGLEPASFPTLASMLMRLAAATGADAGDALDVGRDQGQADAQRYGASRGCLSAVVAQLDAMGFDPAVASASDVDDEGAAVELATVAFAHCPFRDLAEQRPDLLCSLHRGLIEGLVDASGEGSVVGFGSLVDRTPCQVEIRLPGAPEPV, from the coding sequence ATGAGCGATCGGACCCGGGGAGAGGCCGCGCCCGCCCCTGGTGACGGGGCCGAGCCGGAGGCAGGCGTCGACCTGGGCCGCCTGGCCGTCCTCAAGGCCCTGGGCGACAACACCCGCTACGCCATCTACCTGGAGCTGGCCCGCTCGTCGCGCCCGCTGTCGACCTCCGACGTGGCCGGGGTCCTCGACCTGCATCCCAACACGGTGCGGCCCCACCTGGAGCGCATGCGCGACGTCGGCCTGCTCACCGTGACCAGCGACGCCCGGGGCGGGGTGGGGCGACCCCAGCACCTCTACTCCCTCGCGCCCGAGGCCCCGTCGCTCGGCCTGGAGCCGGCGTCGTTCCCCACCCTGGCCAGCATGCTGATGCGCCTGGCCGCGGCCACGGGCGCCGACGCCGGCGACGCCCTCGACGTGGGGCGCGACCAGGGCCAGGCCGACGCCCAGCGCTACGGCGCGTCGCGGGGCTGCCTCTCGGCCGTCGTCGCCCAGCTCGACGCCATGGGCTTCGACCCCGCGGTGGCCAGCGCCTCCGACGTCGACGACGAGGGGGCCGCGGTCGAGCTGGCCACGGTGGCCTTCGCCCACTGCCCGTTCCGCGACCTGGCCGAGCAGCGCCCCGACCTGCTCTGCAGCCTGCACCGGGGCCTCATCGAGGGGCTGGTCGACGCCTCGGGCGAGGGGTCCGTGGTCGGCTTCGGGTCGCTCGTCGACCGCACCCCCTGCCAGGTCGAGATCCGCCTCCCCGGGGCCCCCGAACCGGTGTGA
- a CDS encoding Mrp/NBP35 family ATP-binding protein: MPPTPPSSTAGGADGPRIDLDEMRGLLRGVIDPELGSDIVDLGMVRDVTADDDGHVVVTIALTTSGCPLRAQIQRDIRTRLGSVPGVADVRLEWTEMTDEQKSSAMAKARFNVSQREEETNVAPTTKVILVASGKGGVGKSSVTVNLATAMAARGLKVGVLDADVWGFSVPRMLGVEGRLAGSEEGGRKMMVPHSKRVGDGELRITSMGFLVEDEASALMWRGLMLNRGVQHFLQDVAWGDDLDYLLVDMPPGTGDVQMGVAKMIPRAEVLVVTTPALAAQKVAERAVSMSRKSYLRVAGIVENMSAFTCDHGESYALFGSGGGAALAESSGAPLLAEIPLEPEVVSGGDTGQPAALGDGPAAEAFRALAEVVVTEAVPPLAMAGCTARMLDAAVAALDEADAAEETPSETAVDVPTPG; this comes from the coding sequence GTGCCCCCCACACCCCCCTCCTCCACCGCCGGCGGGGCCGACGGGCCCCGGATCGACCTCGACGAGATGCGCGGCCTGCTCCGGGGCGTCATCGACCCCGAGCTGGGCAGCGACATCGTCGACCTCGGCATGGTGCGCGACGTCACCGCCGACGACGACGGCCACGTCGTCGTCACCATCGCCCTCACCACCTCCGGGTGCCCCCTGCGGGCCCAGATCCAGCGCGACATCCGCACCCGGCTGGGCTCGGTGCCCGGCGTGGCCGACGTCCGCCTGGAGTGGACCGAGATGACCGACGAGCAGAAGAGCTCGGCCATGGCCAAGGCCCGCTTCAACGTCTCCCAGCGCGAGGAGGAGACGAACGTGGCCCCGACCACCAAGGTCATCCTGGTGGCCTCGGGCAAGGGCGGCGTCGGCAAGTCGTCGGTCACCGTCAACCTGGCGACGGCCATGGCCGCCCGGGGCCTGAAGGTGGGCGTGCTCGACGCCGACGTCTGGGGCTTCTCCGTGCCCCGCATGCTCGGCGTCGAGGGCCGGCTGGCCGGCTCCGAGGAGGGCGGCCGCAAGATGATGGTCCCCCACTCCAAGCGGGTGGGCGACGGCGAGCTGCGCATCACCTCCATGGGCTTCCTGGTCGAGGACGAGGCCTCCGCCCTCATGTGGCGGGGCCTGATGCTCAACCGGGGCGTCCAGCACTTCCTGCAGGACGTGGCCTGGGGCGACGACCTCGACTACCTGCTCGTCGACATGCCCCCGGGCACCGGCGACGTGCAGATGGGCGTGGCCAAGATGATCCCCCGGGCCGAGGTGCTGGTGGTGACCACGCCCGCCCTCGCGGCCCAGAAGGTGGCCGAGCGGGCCGTCAGCATGTCCCGCAAGAGCTACCTGCGGGTGGCCGGCATCGTCGAGAACATGAGCGCCTTCACCTGCGACCACGGCGAGAGCTACGCCCTGTTCGGCTCCGGCGGCGGCGCCGCCCTGGCCGAGTCGTCCGGGGCCCCGCTGCTGGCCGAGATCCCCCTCGAGCCCGAGGTGGTCTCCGGCGGCGACACCGGCCAGCCCGCAGCACTGGGCGACGGCCCCGCGGCCGAGGCCTTCCGGGCCCTGGCCGAGGTGGTGGTCACCGAGGCCGTCCCGCCCCTGGCCATGGCCGGGTGCACGGCCCGCATGCTCGACGCCGCGGTCGCCGCCCTCGACGAGGCCGACGCCGCCGAGGAGACCCCCTCGGAGACCGCGGTCGACGTCCCCACCCCCGGCTGA
- a CDS encoding class I SAM-dependent methyltransferase has product MAEAQTAGVPGWVLDEMAHAGRENLDPDHVTRYDLKEDAGAEAEVALLRAHGLAPDATLVDMGAGTGQVALAAAPTCGRVVAVDVSPVMLARLRAQVEAAGRHNVEVVHAGFLTYDHQGPPADVVYSRWALHHLPDMWKVVALRRMRGLLRPGGLLRLSDVAFAFDPSEVEERIEAWCAAYPDRSASGDDWVRTDVEEHVRDEHSTFTWLLEPMVERCGFRIEDASHSDDGLTAAYLARAV; this is encoded by the coding sequence ATGGCCGAGGCGCAGACCGCGGGTGTGCCGGGGTGGGTGCTGGACGAGATGGCCCACGCCGGCCGGGAGAACCTCGATCCCGACCACGTCACCCGCTACGACCTGAAGGAGGATGCCGGCGCCGAGGCCGAGGTGGCCCTGCTCCGCGCCCACGGGCTCGCCCCGGACGCGACGCTGGTCGACATGGGGGCGGGCACCGGCCAGGTGGCGCTGGCGGCCGCACCCACGTGTGGCCGGGTGGTCGCCGTCGACGTGTCGCCCGTGATGCTGGCCCGGCTGCGGGCCCAGGTCGAGGCGGCGGGCCGGCACAACGTCGAGGTCGTCCACGCCGGCTTCCTCACCTACGACCACCAGGGTCCGCCGGCCGACGTCGTCTACTCGCGGTGGGCCCTGCACCACCTGCCCGACATGTGGAAGGTCGTCGCCCTGCGACGGATGCGGGGCCTGCTGCGGCCGGGAGGCCTGCTGCGGCTGTCCGACGTGGCCTTCGCCTTCGACCCCTCGGAGGTGGAGGAGCGGATCGAGGCCTGGTGCGCGGCCTACCCGGACCGGTCGGCCTCCGGCGACGACTGGGTGCGCACCGACGTCGAGGAGCACGTGCGCGACGAGCACTCGACCTTCACCTGGCTGCTGGAGCCCATGGTCGAGCGGTGCGGCTTCCGCATCGAGGACGCGTCCCACTCCGACGACGGGCTCACCGCGGCGTACCTCGCCCGCGCCGTCTGA
- a CDS encoding TetR/AcrR family transcriptional regulator, with translation MTPVEAGTGVDPRVERTRAVVLEAAAELLAEDGFGRITIDGVAERSGVARSTIYRNFPDRPALLAEAFAHLLDFDDTPDTGRLVDDLLVFGRQLAEGLTHGPWGRTLASLLESATHDEDISRALDRFGEDRRRACRVVFDRAVARGEVAADAPIDVAQLRFVSPLFFVHLFKARPLDDALVRSVAEAAAREVGAPVG, from the coding sequence GTGACCCCGGTGGAGGCGGGCACCGGCGTCGACCCCCGCGTCGAGCGCACCCGCGCCGTGGTCCTCGAGGCCGCGGCCGAGCTGCTGGCCGAGGACGGCTTCGGCCGCATCACCATCGACGGCGTGGCCGAGCGCTCCGGCGTGGCCCGCAGCACGATCTACCGCAACTTCCCCGATCGGCCTGCGCTCCTGGCCGAGGCCTTCGCCCACCTCCTCGACTTCGACGACACGCCCGACACCGGCCGCCTGGTCGACGACCTGCTGGTGTTCGGCCGCCAGCTGGCCGAGGGCCTCACCCACGGCCCCTGGGGGCGCACGCTGGCGTCGCTGCTGGAGTCGGCCACCCACGACGAGGACATCAGCCGGGCCCTCGACCGCTTCGGCGAGGACCGGCGGCGGGCGTGCCGGGTCGTGTTCGACCGGGCCGTGGCCCGGGGGGAGGTCGCGGCCGACGCCCCGATCGACGTGGCCCAGCTGCGCTTCGTGTCCCCGCTCTTCTTCGTCCACCTGTTCAAGGCCCGCCCCCTCGACGACGCCCTGGTGCGGTCCGTCGCCGAGGCCGCAGCCCGCGAGGTCGGCGCCCCGGTGGGCTGA
- a CDS encoding MFS transporter, with translation MPRRSDTPAGAPPPAADEGHPQRWTILGILCLCLILVVASVSSLNVAIPSIVRALDADQTEQLWIIDSYGLVFAGFLLFAGALGDRYGRKKALLVGLVVFAGAAVVASEAGDPMQLIALRAVMGIGAALIMPATLSILTSVFPPAERGKAIAVWAGFAGAGGAIGPLMSGLLLESFWWGSVLFINVPIALVALVAIAWVVPSSRDEERRPLDPLGAVLSIIGLGGLVFGIINGPEHGWTSPETLAGFALGVAGLVGFVLYELRLEYPMLDPRLFRLRRLSLGSFTITAAFGVMFGMFYIVTLYLQFVHGYSPLSAAVHQLPFAATMLVVSPQGPRLVARFGARTMVTFGLLVQALGFGVMATLGPDTPYVVLLVGLVLLGIGLANLMPPSTEAIVAALPASKAGVGSAINDTTREVGGAIGIAVLGSLLSIGYRSGVSDVVSRLPGEVAGVVEDSIAGAIAVGSSPDAPPGLGAQLIETAKGAYTDGMSLAFVVAAGIGVVAAVIVNRAWPKEPLVSDEEREELISS, from the coding sequence ATGCCCCGCCGCTCGGACACGCCCGCCGGCGCCCCGCCCCCCGCTGCGGACGAGGGCCACCCCCAGCGCTGGACGATCCTCGGGATCCTCTGCCTCTGCCTGATCCTGGTCGTGGCCAGCGTCAGCTCGCTGAACGTGGCCATCCCCTCCATCGTCCGGGCCCTCGACGCGGACCAGACCGAGCAGCTCTGGATCATCGACTCCTACGGCCTCGTGTTCGCCGGCTTCCTGCTCTTCGCCGGCGCCCTGGGCGACCGCTACGGGCGCAAGAAGGCCCTGCTGGTGGGCCTGGTGGTGTTCGCCGGGGCCGCCGTCGTGGCCAGCGAGGCCGGCGACCCGATGCAGCTCATCGCCCTCCGCGCCGTGATGGGCATCGGTGCGGCGCTGATCATGCCGGCCACCCTCTCCATCCTCACCTCGGTGTTCCCGCCCGCCGAGAGGGGCAAGGCCATCGCCGTGTGGGCCGGCTTCGCCGGGGCCGGCGGCGCGATCGGGCCGCTGATGAGCGGCCTGCTGCTGGAGAGCTTCTGGTGGGGCTCGGTGCTGTTCATCAACGTGCCCATCGCGCTGGTGGCCCTGGTCGCCATCGCCTGGGTGGTGCCGTCCTCCCGCGACGAGGAGCGCCGCCCCCTCGACCCTCTGGGTGCGGTGCTCTCGATCATCGGCCTGGGCGGGCTCGTGTTCGGCATCATCAACGGCCCCGAGCACGGCTGGACCAGCCCCGAGACCCTCGCCGGCTTCGCCCTCGGGGTCGCCGGGCTGGTCGGCTTCGTGCTCTACGAGCTGCGCCTCGAGTACCCCATGCTCGACCCGAGGCTGTTCCGCCTGCGCCGGCTGTCGCTGGGCTCGTTCACCATCACCGCCGCCTTCGGCGTGATGTTCGGGATGTTCTACATCGTCACCCTGTACCTGCAGTTCGTCCACGGCTACAGCCCGCTGTCCGCCGCCGTGCACCAGCTGCCCTTCGCCGCCACCATGCTCGTCGTGTCGCCCCAGGGGCCCCGGCTGGTGGCCCGCTTCGGGGCGCGCACCATGGTCACCTTCGGCCTGCTCGTGCAGGCTCTGGGCTTCGGCGTGATGGCCACGCTCGGCCCCGACACCCCCTACGTGGTGCTCCTCGTCGGCCTGGTGCTGCTCGGCATCGGGTTGGCCAACCTCATGCCGCCGTCCACCGAGGCCATCGTCGCCGCCCTGCCCGCCAGCAAGGCGGGCGTGGGCTCGGCCATCAACGACACCACCCGCGAGGTCGGCGGGGCCATCGGCATCGCCGTGCTGGGGTCGCTGCTGTCGATCGGCTACCGCTCCGGGGTCTCCGACGTCGTGTCCCGCCTGCCGGGCGAGGTGGCCGGCGTGGTGGAGGACTCCATCGCCGGCGCCATCGCCGTGGGCAGCTCGCCCGACGCGCCTCCGGGGCTGGGCGCGCAGCTGATCGAGACGGCCAAGGGCGCCTACACCGACGGCATGAGCCTGGCCTTCGTCGTCGCCGCCGGCATCGGCGTGGTCGCCGCGGTGATCGTCAACCGGGCCTGGCCCAAGGAGCCGCTGGTGTCCGACGAGGAGCGCGAGGAGCTGATCTCGTCGTGA